The region TTCTCAATGTTATTGCACACAATTTACCAAACACCTTGCTTTCCAAAATAATATTCTGTTTGAAGAGCACTATTCCATCTACTCTTGTACTGTGTTCACACCTGAATCTCTGAAACTGATACTATTTGCTCCATCAGATTCCAGACAATTTTAGGCCCACTATGCAATTCATCCTTctgtatgtgcctaaaacatatttTATCCTAAATAGCTCAAATTTGTTGTTTCAGGGAGAAAAAGCTATtacagtatttctgaaaatactGTACTTACAGAATACCATAACATGTTTGATTTTCTGAGTTAACAGGCTCCTGCTGGTGGTTGGAAGTGCAAGCTTGGGCAGTTGCCTAGGGGATCAGTGCTCTGTAGTACACTATCTGGCAGCTGGGGAAATGCGATCTTTCCCCTTTCGGTCTGGCAGTCAGTTCATAGACAATCTGCACTGCATCTTCAGCTTCTCAGCACCCACGGGTCATCATCTGACAATGGCAGTGTCTGACCTTGATATGGCACCACCCTCAACTGATATGAATGGCAAGACTTCATGTGTCAACGATGTGCTCACCATCTATGACCTGACTGGTGGACAGTTACAAGCCATTGGCAGGTGTGTCTTCCAATATTATACCCATCTCTCAAGTACTGTTTGACCAGTTTCCCAAATTTTAAAACTTTCTGATATTTGTTATGTGTTTTTATCACTTCTAACTTTTGATGACAACTGCAACAGACAAACAGAGTAGCCAGAATGAATCAAAACTGGGAGAATTTGTAAAACTTGGTAATAACTACAAATTACTTAGAATACAGCAAGCTATACTCATAGACCAGCAATGCATACTCTTATGTAAAGGGAAAGATCAGTGTCATGTCAAACAAAGCTGAAACATGAAGACCAGCATCAGTATGAGATCTCAACATCAGACAAACGTCACAGTATCAGATTCTGGCTAGGTAAGGATGCAGAAGAATTATTGGTCTCTAGGAAATGGCTTTGACATTCAGTGACTTTTTGCCTTTGTATTGCATATACTACAATAGAGATAGCGATGGTGTGGAACCTGTGGATAGAAGAGGGTCAGCTGCAGCGATGAACAGACTTTGGAGAACACAAAGTGCACACATCATAAGATGACTCCATCATGTCTGCTGATCAtaatgagccagagaacttcatacACAGTATTGTCTTGATGTGTGAGCTGTGGGTATGGGCATGTTTGTatcaaaagtgtgaagtcatctgcTACATATTAATCTGGCAGTACAGAGTCCACTGGGTCAGCATCCATTGTGAAAAACTTGTCTTTTTTGGAGGAAGGGGGTAGGCATTATCATAGGGAAACCTTAAAAAACCTCAGTCAAAAATGATTGTCATAATCTGTTGTTACCACATGTACTCACATGCTCAAATTATGTTTTCTTCTAAAACTTCAAACAAAACATTTACTTAAGTTTACACAGATCAGTAATACTGATCAACTTGTTACATAAATAATGAgaccaaataaatgaaaatgtaaaccAAATTAATACATGGCCTGACAACTTATATGATGTATTCTTGTTGCAGCTGTTGTGGAAACAATGCTACTGTGAAGCCAGAGTTTGTCCTGTCTTCAAATGTTGCTGTGGTGAGCTTCGTTTCTAATGAGAGCTCTACACCACGCAGGTTCACTTTAACACTGGGAGTTGTACAGCAAATGCAGCAAGTGCAGCAGAATGGATCTacttctgaaggacagaaagaagtGGAGACAGGAACAGAAGAAGGACAAGGAAatggagaagaaggagaaggaaatggtgaagaagaaggaacaggagaagAGGAGACCACAACAGAGACTGGTGAAGGAGAAGAGGAGACTGTGACAGAGACTGGAAAtggagaaggggaggaagaaagtgaagaaggggaaggggaaggggaaggagaaggggaaggggaaggggaaggggaaggggaaggggaaggggaaggggaaggggagggcAATGAAGATGAGGAAGCAACTGGTGAGAGTCAGAGGAggggcaaagctgtgccaaagagCTCAGCAGTAGCTCCAGGTCAAGGGTCAGTCAATGCTTCAGTTCAGCAAAGAGCCACAAGAAAAGCCAGTAAGCAACAAGGTGTGAGGTGGAATGCCACAGATAAACCTAGACAGAAAAGAATCAAGCATAAGAAGCGCCAAACAGCACATACAAAGTAAGTAATTCATATAAGCAACACGGTTATTTTGTACAAACTCATCATTTTTACAAAAAGACTTGAATCTTGTGAAAGCTCTGTTGTTATTTTTGTTAAATGACAGACTAAGCTAAACACAAATATTGTGTGAGAAATCAGAGTATCAGTTGTTTCAAATAACTTTATATGTATAACAAACTAGCAGATCACCTATTCATTTCAAAAACAGTAGAATATGCTTGAACACAACAGTACCATCCAACCAAAATGTAATTCATTTTTCAGCTAGAACATTGACAATGGCCACCATTACCAGCAAATAATTCAACCACTTTGAGAACACATTATTAATCACAGTTACTTCAAAGCATAGATACTCTACCATTGATGTATGCACACTTATCATGCAAATTTGCTTGAAACTTGAAATTATAGCCCACTGATTATGTGAGTGCCCTGGAGAAAACTTCAAGTCTGCACACACACAAGCAGGATCCTACTCTTGTTTTAATGATAGTGATTATGTGGGAAAATGAAAGTAcctcccatcctagaatattgctcaagtgtttagCCCAAACCAAAAAGGACTAAAGCATTACATTTaatgtgtacaaagaagggcagcataaatgttcatatgtttgtttatttcatcaaaggatatcacagaaatgctgaaagctCTGAACTGGCATGATACTGAGGACAGACCTCAGCTGTCCTCTGAAAGCCTACTTAAAAAGTTTTAGGAACCAGTATTATGTGATGATGTCTAAGAATATACCACAGCCTCATAAATATCATTCCCATAGGGAAAAGACAAGATTAGGCCAATTATAACACAAGTAGAGGAatttaaacagtcattttttttCCACACTCCATTagcaaatgaaacaggaagaaaccctgatATGTGGTCTACTTGGGAGCACCCTCCGTAGGCTACTTCACAGCGACTTGTAGACAGAACATTCTGTACTATGTTAAAGCAGGTGAAGAATGTGTGGGGCTGAAATACTGGATTCTGCTTCCAAAACTTTCCTCACAAGGGaaatctagaaaagtttttacaaAGCTGACTTATGCACATACAACAGAATTACTAAtgttgaaaagcaactgaaatttctAAATCTCAGCAAAGCTCTAGGGGCTGACAGAACTTTTCAAGTGGTATAAAAAAACctgaatgtaatgtaatgaaaaCAAGCTTGAACATAATTTACAGGAGATTTCATGAACACAGAATGGTAATCAGAAACTAGAAGAGAAAACTGGTTACATCCTTCTACAGAAAAGTAAGAACAGATCCATAGAATAATGTCATATATCATTCATCTTCACCATTAGTGGAAATATGCAACATGTTATTAACAACCAACTTGAAACAAGGCAACAAACATGGACTTTTAAGGAACTGATAATATGACAAAGAATTTGTTTGTTTAAGGTATGATATCCCAGTACCCCCAGTTAAAGGTAATCCAGTAGATCAAGTATTTCTAGTCTTtgctgtatttctagatttacaaaaaCCATTTGACTTAGGACCACATCTATGCAAATTATCAAATGTATGATCATATGTGGTATCAAATACAATTTGTGActtgattgaggattttttggtagggagaacacaACAACTTATCTTTGGtgaagagtcatcaacagatgtagaagcaacatagggtgagccccagggaagtgggaacttctgctgttcattttgtatattaatgaccttgcagacaatattaataataactttacactttctgcagatgatgcagttctctCTAGTGAAGTATAGTCTGAATGAAGCTGTATaattattcagtcagatcttggtaaatTTTCAAATTAGTGAGGCTTTAAACattcagaaatgcaaaattttacacttcacaaaatgaaaaaccataTTATCCTATGACTAAAATGTcactgagtcacagttggaatttgtTAACTCATACAAACGTCTAGGTGCAactctttgtagggatatgaaatggaatgagcacatctgCTCAGTTGTGGAtaaaccagatggtagactttggtttattggtgaaaaactggggaaatgcagtcagcCAACAAAGGCAACCCATATTAGAAAGCTGCTTAAGAGTGCTGGACCCTaactaaataggactaacagggattaCTGAATgtatagagagaagagcagcatcaAAGCCCACAGGTTTGTTTCATCCTTCGAAGAGTGCCAAAAATATGCTGAAGAAACTGGACTGATCAACAcctgaagacagacataaattatcctgagaaagcctacttacaaagtttcaagaaccagctttaaatgatgactctaagaatatactacaaccccctagcaATGGTTCCTGTAGGAATTACATTAATTATTGCACACAGTAATTCTCTCCACACTCAGTACATGAATGGAATGTGAGAATAACTGttataactggtacaataggacatACACTCTGCCATACACTTCCCCGTGGTtttcggagtatagatgtaaatgtggatTTAGGAGATATTAATGTGCTGTACAGGGTATCTAGCcaggtttgtgactggactgagaacgTCATAACAGTCTTAATGAAGACCAGACTCTTATGCTTAAGGCAGAAGTAAGTTTCTGATGTGCCCTTGGAAATGTGATGTAACCATTATTAATCATATCATATATTAATAACTCAACAGGTAGCATTGATGGCAAATCCAGCCTGCCCACCCTTCACTTTCTAACCCACCTGTTATACCAGAAATCTCCACAACAGTTCCATCACACAAGTTGTGACTCTATTAAAACCAAGTTTATGCTCAGTAGTTTCCTCACCCTACAGCAGCCAGCTACTGGCCAAAAACCACTCACCAACTTTGTCAGGTGTCATATGACCATGTGAACGTGGCACTATGATTTTGTTTACCACCTGTCATTttatgatttgaaattttttttatcttgcagTTAGATATTGGATTTTGCATGATCAAAACTAATGAACATTGTTCAAGAGTTGTAAAATAGATTTACAAGTGGAAAAAAGTCTAACATTTGCAACATATTGTTTGCTCTGGGTCTGACAGAGGTATAAAGGCAGCAAGGGAGATTAGAACACTTGCACTGTGTGGAGCAAGTGCTTGCAAAACACATCAGCAAAGGATTTTACTGTTTCAAGAAATGTTGCTTATTCTGCCATGATTCATTTTCTACATTCCGGAAGTCTCAATAACTGAAATATGTGATGACCCATGAACATTTAATCATAATACACCACTTACATTCAATAGACAAGGTTCAGAAGTTTGGTGTAATAGTACAACAGGCTCTAACCAAAAGCAACAAAAATCAAagaggtgacaattagtgaattttAGCTTGAATGTCATCATTTTGCCCATTGAGAATTCCTATGCAGTATTGTTACTGGAGTCTAGTTATGAAATCTTTATGTTAACTTCTTAAGAGGTTCAGCCATAAGAAAAGACATCTACTTGAGCAAAGCGCAGTATGAATATAACATTTTTCAGCTGGTGTACACTTAAAACCCTCCGCAGGGTGGTGTCTGTTGCAGCTgatatttgttgccaacaactacgAACTGTAATTCAGCTTAtgtaagtctgttttaataaaacagaaagtactttaaaatgAGCATGCCTATAACAGGATGAATAAATAAGATATTATTGATCTGAACTTCAAACCGGTCTGTATTTATTTGCTGTCCTGTGTCAAACTGAAACAGTGTGCAAGCTTGGCATATTATAGTTATAATTTAGTTATTGACTTTGGACCTGACTGACTGTAGCTCTGTCAAGAAACAGCTAAGAATCTGGCCTTCAGCAAGACTGGAACCGTGATGCACAGCAGCCATCGCTTCAGAAGCAAACACATCACCTCAGTGGCACTGAAGTGCTGCCGTGATTGTGTCTTCCTTATTGCCCCAGTGGTAGCTACAACCGATAAACTGCGATGTAAAAGACAAGATTAGCTGCAATTTCTGCATGGAATGATCTCCCCAGACTCAAAAGCAAAAGTGATGTGTCAATGTCACACCTTATAAAGAAAATAACTGAGATTATTCAAACTGACAAGGACGTATCAAGTGAATTTGTCAGTATATTGAAATGTCTTCCAGGAAATAATTCAGCAGTCACACCAAAGCTAAATATATTCTAcattgttgccaagtttcagttattcATTCCACCAGACAATGTGAAGCCTGGCGCAGAAGTAAGCACCTATTGTGTCAGAAGTGAGCACCTATTGTGTCTGAAAGACATGACAAATGAGGGTCTGATACCAAAAGTATATGTCAATGGATTTTGTTCACATTTCTGAACTACAgcatagttactaataatactcagatgcTCCAACTGCAAATTAAAAATCATAAATCAGTAAATGTACTTCTGTTTTTCTGTCACAAGCACATTGAAAGCTGAAAAGCTAATTCACCGAATGCCATCCACATGTCTCGAGTGTCTCAAGTGATTATACTGGATGCATTATCACAAAGTAACACATCTTTTGATCATTGCAGACTTTGAAAATGTTTCTCTTAAGAATGCTTTTGTTGGCATCATCTGCAGAACAAAGGGACACAAATGAAAGGAAAGTTCAGGTCTAAGAAGAGACTTCATAAGCTATAAATAATGTTCCATTCCAAACCAAGAATTAGCTTGAAAGCAGGCTCAAAAAGCTGTGTAACAATTGACATCATTGAATATGCACAGTGTTAGTTCAATTTGAGCTGCTGCTAAAAAGAAAGGAGGAGCAATTGTCGCCAGGACATGGAATTAGGAACAAGAAGTGTAGAcagcatatatatattttttgaaagaaTGACAAGTATCTACTCATAATGATTACAGTATAACCACTGTTGATGTTTTGTCAGTAAAAGCAAAGAGTGTCCATGCTGAAGAGCTTTTCAACTTGCATTATGTTTAAGACAGAGAGATCTGAGATAACAATGCATTCACCATGCTGAGCATTGTGATAATTTTCTGTGCAGTGCTTCACAGTGAGTGCACAGTGTTATTAACTGAGCCAGccatggtggctgagcggttctaggcacttagtccggaaccacgcgactgctacggtcgcaggttcgaatcctgcctggggcatggatgtgtgtgatgtccttaggttagtttggtttaagtagttctaagttctaggggactgatgaccacagctgttaagtcccatagtgctcagagccatttattaactGAGTCCTTGGCAGTATCATTTATAAATGATGTCTCTATCCTGCTATAATACTCAGATGAGAATTATCAGGATGTAATATGATGACATAGATGGGTAGACAGCTCTAGTACTCACACAGGCTATCTAAGCACTGTTGAATCATGACACTAAACTGACACTATATCAGATTATAGCTCAGATTTATTTTATGCTCATGGAAGAGTTGCTCAGTAGTAGGCAAATAGCCTCCACACCCTAGTTCCTCACACATAAGACAGACCCATAATATACCAATTAATCACAGTGAAATGTTTTTCTGCCTTTCTGGCAGCatttacttttttcttctttttcttttttcttcttttagagTAAATTATCACCTCACTTTGGAAGTGATAAACAATTGTTACAGTCTACCACACCGTAATTCACACCCACTCCCTCCCtggccaacaacaacaataaccagcAATGTTTCTTAAAATATGGCACTGGCCGCAGTTTTATAACTACCAGCTTCTTGTTGTCAGCTTTTTTGAGTGGCTATTCCATTGTTACTCTGAAGATGAATATGAAAGGTCTACCATTCAAAATGCAGTGAAAATGAATGACATCAATGTGCTTATGACTGATAAacaatacagggtgtatcagaaagaatcatcCAATTGGGCATgtatatatttctgaaactaataaatatttacattgaattttgttttttgataaacaggaaacttaaaaagttttttttcatagcgtttcataggtgttcaatatgcccccttgaggTCTGTGGCATGGTctatgtggtattcaaattgttcccacactgcaacgggcatatcttgagttacagcttccacagctactgttatgtaatgtctcagttcattcattgttgttggtaatggaggcacataaatagAGTCTTTTGTAAATTCCCACAAGAAGTAATCACATATAGTCAGGTCCAgtgaccatggaggaaagtaatgtaaggctgaatcatttgttcCAGCGCAActgatccatcattcagtaatcctttgatttaaaaattccggcACTTCCaggtgccagtgtggtggtgccccatcctgttagtaaatgaagttgttcgaatcagtctgcagctgtggaaaaagaaagttttcaagcatatcgagatatgtgctcccTGTAACAGTGTTTTCAGCAGAGATAAGTGCATTATataccttttcctgtgaaactgtgcaaaacacattacattttggagagtccctctcctgttgaacaacttcatgtggttgctccataccccatattctcacaataTGGGTGATAACCTTTCCATTTAACTGAAATGTTGCCCCATCACTAAACACTATGCGTGGAAGAAAACCGTTGTCCTCCATCTttccaagaacaaaattacagaactccactcattgttgtttgtcatcttcatGAAGAGCTTTCAGTAGCTGAATTCTGTATGGTTTAATGTGTAAACATCAACACAACACATGCCAGTTTGACATCAGGGACATGTTGAGCTATTGAGCTGCATAGCAAAtgaatttctttggactccttgtgaaactgtggcaGATGCAATTGATGTCTGTGTCAGACAATCGTGGATGGGGTGGCATtttccctttacacaaacaacctgtttctcaacATTGTTCAtgtcatcatctaatgctctgtgctgtaggaggatcacaccatacctagtacgaaagtcatgcAGAACAGTTATTACTGAGCTGCACTGTACAAAGCATACAATACAAAATGCTCTCTGTTGTCCcaccaccatttttactagaactgaagtaggCACACACTGCTGTTACCTAGCAGTAACCATGTTAAACTCGAGAGTATACTcattccaacagtatgttgttcatgaacATATCTCAAATAATGTAATAGTTATGATTTCtctaaattggatgattcttttcgaTTTTCCCTGTATTATAGTAGTAACTAGCAAAGTGTGGCAAACTCGATCAGCCATCTGACAATTATAATCTCAAATGTTTCATATGATTTCCTTAGTTGATTTCGTTGTGGTCATTATCAGTTAAAACAGAGGAAGAGGAAAACATCTGGACTTAAATATATGTTTGTAGTGGGATCTAAATGTACGGCTATTGTTGCACCAGCATGCAGTTAGTGAGATACCATTGGGAATGTGAACTTTCTCTCATTGCTTTAGTACAGACTAAGATAGAAAATAGctgttataattatttattttatgtttaacatatTGCAACCCATTTCAAGTGTGTTTTGatcaacaaaatgtttttatgCATATTGAAGATTGTTACTTGAAGATAAATTGTCTTAGTTTAGAGCTGTTTTGTTTATTGTTCATTCCTGGAGTGGCTACTGGAGTGGAGTATTTGGGGGGAAGCAGTGTCAGTGAGTGGCCAGAAATTGATTGTCAGTGGTGCCTTCTGATGGCATGGAGCTGTGTCTCATCGTTTGTCATGactaaaatcatttatttatttagtccttctaaTACTACATGTATAGAAtaaatacaaggatattggacatggttagatatttacaagataaaatacagtttgtattgcaatcctaaggactagatattgaagtaatttagcaaagattcataaatacaaaaaacattacagccaacatacaaagtagaatattaataatgcatctttatttttgttgtttggcttttatatattctgtcagactgtaaaagcaatgatcaattaaatatgcctttacttcagccttaaaactacagagtttacctgctgat is a window of Schistocerca gregaria isolate iqSchGreg1 chromosome 8, iqSchGreg1.2, whole genome shotgun sequence DNA encoding:
- the LOC126284047 gene encoding filaggrin-2-like isoform X1, with amino-acid sequence MDTTTSVTFRLLLVVGSASLGSCLGDQCSVVHYLAAGEMRSFPFRSGSQFIDNLHCIFSFSAPTGHHLTMAVSDLDMAPPSTDMNGKTSCVNDVLTIYDLTGGQLQAIGSCCGNNATVKPEFVLSSNVAVVSFVSNESSTPRRFTLTLGVVQQMQQVQQNGSTSEGQKEVETGTEEGQGNGEEGEGNGEEEGTGEEETTTETGEGEEETVTETGNGEGEEESEEGEGEGEGEGEGEGEGEGEGEGEGEGEGNEDEEATGESQRRGKAVPKSSAVAPGQGSVNASVQQRATRKASKQQGVRWNATDKPRQKRIKHKKRQTAHTKVSAVGAHPVHNRARQEDKAVRPLQQHTSQPFGGRTKANRQHQLQPRRHTPRLQRRGHSLHPKGHIIHRKRKHAMLQQNQELRHTKNEK
- the LOC126284047 gene encoding filaggrin-2-like isoform X2, whose product is MRSFPFRSGSQFIDNLHCIFSFSAPTGHHLTMAVSDLDMAPPSTDMNGKTSCVNDVLTIYDLTGGQLQAIGSCCGNNATVKPEFVLSSNVAVVSFVSNESSTPRRFTLTLGVVQQMQQVQQNGSTSEGQKEVETGTEEGQGNGEEGEGNGEEEGTGEEETTTETGEGEEETVTETGNGEGEEESEEGEGEGEGEGEGEGEGEGEGEGEGEGEGNEDEEATGESQRRGKAVPKSSAVAPGQGSVNASVQQRATRKASKQQGVRWNATDKPRQKRIKHKKRQTAHTKVSAVGAHPVHNRARQEDKAVRPLQQHTSQPFGGRTKANRQHQLQPRRHTPRLQRRGHSLHPKGHIIHRKRKHAMLQQNQELRHTKNEK